In a single window of the Nocardioides sp. L-11A genome:
- a CDS encoding helix-turn-helix transcriptional regulator, whose protein sequence is MAKGKVGKTVGSLGDYLKEQRVSARLSLRQLADQAGVSNPYLSQIERGLRKPSAEVLQQIAKALRISAEQLYIRAGILSPDDGVGGSVELAIVSDTGLTERQKQSLLDVYASFLALNAADPEGPAPAAAAQEDAPTNTETESDPVANEG, encoded by the coding sequence ATGGCCAAGGGCAAGGTGGGAAAGACCGTCGGGTCGCTGGGCGACTACCTCAAGGAGCAGCGGGTGTCCGCCCGTCTCTCCCTGCGGCAGCTCGCCGATCAGGCGGGCGTCTCCAACCCGTACCTCAGCCAGATCGAGCGCGGGCTCCGCAAGCCGTCGGCCGAGGTCCTGCAGCAGATCGCCAAGGCGCTGCGGATCTCCGCGGAGCAGCTCTACATCAGGGCCGGGATCCTCAGCCCCGATGACGGCGTGGGGGGATCGGTCGAGCTCGCCATCGTGAGCGACACCGGCCTCACCGAGCGACAGAAGCAGTCGCTCCTCGATGTCTACGCATCGTTCCTCGCGCTGAACGCGGCCGACCCGGAGGGCCCCGCACCGGCCGCCGCCGCGCAGGAGGACGCGCCAACCAACACCGAGACGGAATCCGACCCCGTCGCCAACGAAGGGTGA
- the galE gene encoding UDP-glucose 4-epimerase GalE: MKVLVTGGAGYLGSITAKALEQAGHTPVILDSLLSGPRAYVGDRIFYEGDIADRALLARIVAEHPDLEVTVHMAARIVVPESVEQPYGYYRDNVAKSLEMFDALTELGKPRILFSSTASLYALTPAFEVTEEDPVDPTSPYARTKRMMEQVLEDLARATDLRAIILRYFNPIGADPDLTTGYHLRDATHVVPLMAQTALGFRESFTLTGTDHPTRDGTGIRDYIHVWDLARAHVRAVEEFDRVLEQVGTPSTYLNLGAGDGVTVRELLAAVERVVGRPIPVVEAPARPGDAAGAYANADKAAELLGWRTELSLDEAIASALAWGEKRKDVLGYA, encoded by the coding sequence ATGAAGGTTCTCGTGACGGGCGGCGCCGGTTATCTCGGGTCGATCACGGCCAAGGCGCTGGAGCAGGCCGGGCACACGCCGGTCATCCTCGACTCGCTGCTGAGCGGCCCCCGGGCCTACGTCGGTGACCGGATCTTCTACGAGGGCGACATCGCCGACCGGGCGCTGCTGGCCCGGATCGTCGCCGAGCACCCCGACCTCGAGGTCACCGTGCACATGGCGGCGCGGATCGTCGTACCGGAGTCGGTGGAGCAGCCCTACGGCTACTACCGCGACAACGTGGCCAAGTCGCTGGAGATGTTCGACGCGCTGACCGAGCTGGGCAAGCCGCGGATCCTCTTCTCCTCCACGGCGTCGCTCTACGCCCTCACCCCGGCGTTCGAGGTCACCGAGGAGGATCCGGTCGACCCGACCTCGCCGTACGCCCGGACGAAGCGGATGATGGAGCAAGTCCTCGAGGACCTGGCCCGGGCCACCGACCTGCGGGCGATCATCCTGCGCTACTTCAACCCCATCGGCGCCGACCCCGACCTCACCACCGGCTACCACCTGCGCGACGCGACCCACGTCGTACCCCTGATGGCGCAGACCGCGCTCGGCTTCCGGGAGAGCTTCACCCTCACCGGCACCGACCACCCGACCCGCGACGGCACGGGCATCCGCGACTACATCCACGTGTGGGACCTGGCCCGCGCACACGTACGCGCGGTCGAGGAGTTCGACCGGGTCCTGGAGCAGGTCGGCACACCGTCCACCTACCTCAACCTCGGCGCCGGCGACGGGGTCACCGTCCGCGAGCTGCTGGCCGCCGTCGAGCGCGTGGTCGGCCGGCCGATCCCGGTCGTCGAGGCGCCGGCCCGGCCGGGCGACGCGGCCGGTGCCTACGCCAACGCCGACAAGGCCGCGGAGCTCCTGGGCTGGCGCACCGAGCTCTCGCTCGACGAGGCGATCGCCTCCGCGCTCGCCTGGGGTGAGAAGCGGAAGGACGTGCTGGGGTACGCGTGA
- a CDS encoding UDP-glucose/GDP-mannose dehydrogenase family protein, whose product MKISVFGCGYLGAVHAACMASLGHEVVGIDIVPEQVRALSRGEAPFFEPDLPGLLAEGVAGGRLRFSVDPGDASPATVHFVCVNTPQKKGEYGADLSHLNAVIESILAVVKPGDVIVGKSTVPVGTAERLLARITAVEPEAELLWNPEFLREGHAVQDTLSPDRFVYGYVDGPQGRDAAAKLDEVYAVALSDGVPKLETDLATAQLVKVAANSFLATKISFVNAMAELCEATGADVTQLADAIGYDDRIGRKFLNAGLGFGGGCLPKDIRAFMARAGELGVDQALTFLREVDSINMRRRVRMVDLAREVCGGSIVGRRLAVLGSAFKPDSDDIRDSPALSVAAQMQLQGARVLVTDPRAIDNARKKWPDLEFASTVEEAVAESEAVLLLTEWPEYVELDPADLKRLVAVPRMIDGRNCLEPARWRAAGWTYRALGRP is encoded by the coding sequence ATGAAGATCTCCGTCTTCGGATGCGGCTACCTGGGAGCCGTGCACGCGGCATGCATGGCCTCGCTCGGCCACGAGGTGGTCGGAATCGACATCGTGCCCGAGCAGGTCCGGGCCCTGAGCCGTGGTGAGGCTCCTTTCTTCGAGCCGGACCTCCCCGGCCTGCTCGCGGAAGGCGTCGCCGGAGGGCGGCTGAGGTTCAGCGTCGACCCGGGCGACGCCTCGCCCGCGACGGTCCACTTCGTGTGTGTCAACACGCCACAGAAGAAGGGCGAGTACGGGGCGGACCTGAGTCATCTGAACGCGGTGATCGAGAGCATCCTCGCCGTGGTCAAGCCAGGTGACGTGATCGTGGGCAAGTCGACGGTGCCGGTCGGGACGGCGGAGCGGTTGCTGGCGCGGATCACGGCCGTCGAGCCGGAAGCCGAGTTGTTGTGGAATCCGGAGTTCCTCCGCGAGGGCCACGCCGTCCAGGACACCTTGAGCCCGGACCGGTTCGTCTACGGCTATGTCGACGGCCCTCAGGGGCGGGATGCGGCGGCGAAGCTGGACGAGGTCTACGCGGTGGCACTGTCCGACGGCGTGCCGAAACTGGAGACGGACCTCGCGACCGCGCAACTGGTCAAGGTGGCCGCCAACTCGTTCCTCGCGACCAAGATCTCGTTCGTGAACGCCATGGCCGAGCTCTGCGAGGCCACCGGGGCCGACGTGACGCAACTGGCGGACGCGATCGGCTACGACGACAGGATCGGTCGCAAGTTCCTCAACGCGGGCCTGGGCTTCGGCGGTGGCTGTCTGCCGAAGGACATCCGGGCCTTCATGGCCCGCGCCGGTGAGCTCGGCGTCGACCAGGCTCTGACCTTCCTCCGCGAGGTCGACTCGATCAACATGCGCCGCCGGGTGCGGATGGTGGATCTCGCCCGCGAGGTGTGCGGCGGATCGATCGTCGGTCGCCGCCTGGCGGTACTCGGGTCCGCCTTCAAGCCGGACAGCGACGACATCCGTGACAGTCCCGCCCTGAGCGTGGCGGCGCAGATGCAGCTCCAGGGGGCTCGGGTGCTGGTCACCGACCCCCGTGCGATCGACAACGCGCGCAAGAAGTGGCCAGACCTCGAGTTCGCCTCCACGGTGGAGGAGGCCGTCGCCGAGAGTGAGGCGGTGCTCCTGCTCACGGAGTGGCCGGAGTACGTTGAGCTCGATCCGGCCGACCTCAAGCGGCTGGTTGCCGTGCCCCGCATGATCGACGGCCGGAACTGCCTGGAGCCCGCGCGGTGGCGCGCGGCGGGGTGGACCTACCGGGCGCTCGGCCGCCCCTGA
- the cysC gene encoding adenylyl-sulfate kinase, whose amino-acid sequence MPPPPLPQHCPTQRELDDLELLTSGAAAPIRGFNEPGSPLTLSLPDDLSLHLDEGNEIELVDPEGLPLARVSSVLRGLAVTPLTHAQFGPFRRLYLSPASVREQYAGRTFVPVTDLMTDVQVEQLRGLGPVVLVALVGAGTPAVSPVGLLRATQRVAATINADVVAVPLADHASLADPALRISVLTSYADTDPVVELAYGGHLLPALADIAAAERPRRDEQGLVLFFTGLSGSGKSTLARALMDRLLEHGGRSLTSLDGDVVRRNLSAGLTFSKEDRETNIRRIGWVAAEIARHGGLAVCSPIAPFDETRQQVRAMVDQAGGAFFLVHVATPLEECERRDRKGLYAKARRGEIPEFTGISSPYEEPADADVRVDTTGRSIEDTLEDVVLALRSAGYADLTVPATPRPAPPDSPPESPAAGPSPGALPPVDPEEVAQRSVRGPDAEPAPGPTGARTATSGARPLRVLFVCTANICRSAYMELRSRSLSGPGGGIEFASAGTHGFNAHPVDRTMAEVLAERGVGNDLLGGFASRPLTDDLIAAADLVLTAEAAHRQFVLEEVPGAFRKAFTLGQFAESVDRVDPHLHGAELVTAVGHRRAGTADHHEIRDPYRRGKAAAEVSADQIDALLQAVLRRLARPEPTDAP is encoded by the coding sequence GTGCCACCCCCGCCCCTGCCCCAGCACTGCCCGACGCAGCGCGAGCTCGACGACCTCGAGCTGCTGACGTCGGGAGCGGCCGCCCCGATCCGCGGGTTCAACGAGCCGGGCAGTCCCCTCACGCTCTCCCTGCCCGACGACCTCTCCCTGCACCTCGACGAGGGCAACGAGATCGAGTTGGTCGACCCCGAGGGCCTCCCCCTCGCGCGGGTCTCCAGCGTGCTGCGCGGCCTGGCCGTGACCCCGCTGACCCACGCGCAGTTCGGGCCCTTCCGCCGCCTGTACCTCTCGCCCGCCTCCGTGCGCGAGCAGTACGCCGGACGCACCTTCGTCCCCGTCACCGACCTGATGACCGACGTCCAGGTCGAGCAGCTGCGCGGACTCGGCCCCGTCGTCCTGGTCGCCCTGGTCGGCGCCGGTACCCCTGCGGTCAGCCCGGTCGGCCTGCTCCGCGCGACCCAGCGGGTCGCGGCGACCATCAACGCCGACGTCGTGGCCGTCCCGCTCGCCGACCACGCCTCGCTGGCCGACCCCGCGCTGCGCATCTCGGTGCTGACGTCGTACGCCGACACCGATCCCGTCGTCGAGCTGGCCTACGGCGGCCACCTGCTGCCGGCACTGGCCGACATCGCCGCCGCCGAGCGCCCGCGCCGCGACGAGCAGGGCCTGGTCCTGTTCTTCACCGGCCTGTCCGGTAGCGGCAAGTCCACACTCGCGCGGGCCCTGATGGACCGGCTGCTCGAGCACGGCGGCCGCAGTCTCACCAGCCTCGACGGCGACGTGGTCCGCCGCAACCTGTCGGCCGGGCTCACCTTCTCCAAGGAGGACCGGGAGACCAACATCCGCCGGATCGGCTGGGTCGCCGCCGAGATCGCCCGGCACGGCGGCCTCGCCGTCTGCAGCCCGATCGCCCCGTTCGACGAGACCCGCCAGCAGGTGCGGGCGATGGTCGACCAGGCCGGCGGCGCCTTCTTCCTCGTCCACGTCGCGACGCCGCTGGAGGAGTGCGAGCGGCGCGACCGCAAGGGCCTGTACGCCAAGGCGCGGCGGGGCGAGATCCCCGAGTTCACCGGCATCTCCTCCCCCTACGAGGAGCCGGCCGACGCCGACGTCCGGGTCGACACGACCGGCCGCTCGATCGAGGACACCCTCGAGGACGTCGTGCTCGCCCTGCGCTCCGCCGGGTACGCCGACCTGACCGTGCCCGCGACCCCACGGCCGGCCCCACCGGATTCCCCGCCGGAGTCCCCGGCGGCCGGGCCCTCGCCCGGGGCGCTGCCGCCGGTCGACCCGGAGGAGGTCGCCCAGCGCTCGGTCCGGGGCCCCGACGCCGAACCGGCGCCCGGCCCCACCGGCGCCCGCACCGCGACGTCCGGGGCGCGGCCGCTGCGCGTGCTCTTCGTCTGCACCGCGAACATCTGCCGCTCGGCGTACATGGAGCTCCGCTCGCGGTCCCTGTCGGGGCCGGGCGGCGGGATCGAGTTCGCCAGCGCCGGCACCCACGGCTTCAACGCCCATCCCGTCGACCGCACGATGGCCGAGGTGCTCGCCGAGCGCGGTGTCGGCAACGACCTCCTCGGCGGCTTCGCCAGCCGCCCGCTCACCGACGACCTGATCGCCGCGGCCGACCTGGTCCTGACGGCCGAGGCGGCGCACCGACAGTTCGTGCTCGAGGAGGTGCCGGGCGCGTTCCGCAAGGCGTTCACGCTGGGCCAGTTCGCCGAGTCGGTCGACCGCGTCGACCCACACCTGCACGGCGCCGAGCTGGTGACCGCCGTCGGGCACCGCCGCGCGGGCACGGCCGACCACCACGAGATCCGCGATCCCTACCGCCGCGGCAAGGCCGCGGCCGAGGTGTCGGCCGACCAGATCGATGCGCTCCTCCAGGCGGTGCTGCGCCGCCTGGCCCGGCCCGAGCCGACGGACGCGCCGTAG
- a CDS encoding sulfite exporter TauE/SafE family protein, with the protein MDVLTLTALSIAAAGFLVGVVVGLTGMGGGALMTPALIFLGVGHTASIVTADLTAAAVYKTGGAITHAREGSPNLRLAGWLILGSVPMAFVGPYLVKALTDDPAHLEDTLKLCIGIALLFAASTYALRLYINLKRVRRGGALPDDNPRIRPVPTLLVGMLGGLLVGVTSVGSGSVIMIALLMLYPGLSAVRLVGTDLVQAVPLVLSAALANIAIHGLDWELVIPLVVGSVPGTLIGSRLAPRVPQSFIRRGIVIVLTMSGVALLFKAGLHPFGEGHETLEAMLVAAIGVAMLVLVPFVWGLLRKRLGLPMFGAPTVAEIESFGSRERKRART; encoded by the coding sequence GTGGACGTCCTGACGCTGACCGCGCTCTCCATCGCGGCCGCCGGTTTCCTCGTCGGCGTCGTGGTCGGCCTGACCGGCATGGGCGGCGGCGCGCTGATGACGCCGGCCCTGATCTTCCTCGGCGTGGGCCACACCGCGTCGATCGTGACCGCCGACCTGACCGCCGCGGCGGTCTACAAGACCGGTGGCGCGATCACGCACGCCCGGGAGGGCTCGCCCAACCTGCGACTCGCCGGCTGGCTGATCCTCGGGTCGGTCCCGATGGCGTTCGTCGGGCCCTATCTCGTCAAGGCGCTGACCGACGACCCGGCCCACCTCGAGGACACCCTCAAGCTGTGCATCGGGATCGCGCTGCTGTTCGCGGCCTCGACCTACGCCCTGCGGCTCTACATCAACCTCAAGCGGGTACGACGCGGCGGCGCGCTGCCCGACGACAACCCACGGATCCGGCCGGTCCCGACCCTGCTGGTCGGCATGCTCGGCGGGCTCCTCGTCGGCGTGACCAGCGTCGGCTCCGGCTCGGTCATCATGATCGCGCTGCTCATGCTCTATCCCGGTCTGTCCGCGGTCCGGCTGGTCGGCACCGACCTGGTGCAGGCGGTGCCGCTGGTGCTCAGCGCGGCGCTGGCCAATATCGCCATCCACGGCCTCGACTGGGAGCTGGTGATCCCGCTGGTCGTCGGCTCGGTGCCCGGCACCCTGATCGGCTCCCGGCTCGCGCCCCGCGTGCCCCAGTCGTTCATCCGCCGGGGCATCGTGATCGTGCTGACGATGTCGGGGGTGGCGCTGCTGTTCAAGGCCGGGCTGCACCCCTTCGGCGAGGGGCACGAGACGCTGGAGGCGATGCTGGTCGCCGCGATCGGCGTGGCGATGCTGGTGCTGGTCCCCTTCGTGTGGGGGCTGCTGCGCAAGCGCCTCGGGCTGCCGATGTTCGGTGCCCCCACCGTCGCCGAGATCGAGTCCTTCGGCAGCCGGGAGCGCAAGCGCGCCCGGACCTGA
- a CDS encoding N-acetylmuramoyl-L-alanine amidase, with translation MTSVAARRAPLAGLLAGAVLAAGCAGPAGPGASTPGAGSPAPESSVATLPPKPPKPPKPPKPPKPPKPLAGRVVVLDPGHQLGNARFPSEINRRVDAGGFAKACNTTGTASDDGYPEATFTWEVAVELRKRLRRLGARVVLTRDDNTADAWGPCIDERGRIGNPGGPGPTADARVSIHADGNRSSSAHGFHVIRPGRRDGWTDDVLVPSERLAVALRDALVEAGFAPSTYLGEDGIDVRTDLGTLNHSDVPVVMAELGNMRDPGDAAVMERASGRQRYARALASAIRAFLAG, from the coding sequence GTGACCAGCGTCGCCGCGCGTCGGGCCCCGCTCGCCGGCCTGCTGGCCGGCGCCGTCCTGGCGGCGGGCTGTGCGGGCCCCGCCGGCCCGGGCGCGAGTACGCCGGGCGCCGGCTCGCCCGCTCCTGAGTCCTCGGTCGCCACGTTGCCGCCGAAGCCGCCGAAGCCGCCGAAGCCGCCGAAGCCGCCGAAGCCGCCGAAGCCGCTGGCCGGCCGGGTCGTCGTCCTGGACCCCGGCCACCAGCTCGGGAACGCCCGGTTCCCGAGCGAGATCAACCGCCGGGTCGACGCGGGCGGGTTCGCCAAAGCGTGCAACACGACCGGCACGGCGAGCGACGACGGCTACCCGGAGGCCACCTTCACCTGGGAGGTGGCCGTCGAGCTCCGCAAGCGGCTGCGGCGGCTCGGGGCCCGCGTGGTGCTGACCCGCGACGACAACACCGCGGACGCCTGGGGGCCGTGCATCGACGAACGGGGCCGGATCGGGAATCCCGGCGGGCCCGGCCCGACCGCCGACGCCCGGGTGAGCATCCACGCCGACGGCAACCGGTCGTCGTCGGCGCACGGCTTCCACGTGATCCGGCCCGGCCGGCGCGACGGCTGGACCGACGACGTGCTCGTCCCCTCCGAGCGGCTCGCCGTCGCCCTGCGTGACGCGCTGGTCGAGGCCGGGTTCGCGCCGTCGACGTACCTCGGCGAGGACGGGATCGACGTCCGCACCGACCTCGGCACGCTCAACCACTCCGACGTCCCCGTCGTGATGGCCGAGCTCGGCAACATGCGCGACCCCGGCGACGCCGCGGTGATGGAGCGCGCCTCGGGCCGCCAGCGGTACGCGCGCGCCCTGGCGAGCGCGATCCGCGCGTTCCTCGCCGGCTGA
- a CDS encoding DUF4143 domain-containing protein has protein sequence MSADFVARLGSRAPAPDEVRSAWELGDYLALLDRPGLADEPSAITRRAGRLRRLDPDRLQAVLAALADPPAAELNKARIATAAGLPVTTLSPYVDVLVRLDVLRLLPGCRAAVAKRAIGRPAAVFADPALARHLTGVTSAGLEDLGGRRLLTGLLRGAVAAELLRQRGTSRVEHRVSHLRERNGLEVDLVVELPDDSLFGIEVRTAASLRPHQFSALQALARRAGGRFRGGVVLNTAPRGHRYGARLWSLPIATIWE, from the coding sequence GTGTCCGCCGACTTCGTCGCCCGCCTGGGCTCCCGGGCCCCGGCGCCCGACGAGGTGCGGTCCGCGTGGGAGCTGGGCGACTACCTGGCCCTGCTCGACCGGCCCGGGCTGGCCGACGAGCCGAGCGCGATCACCCGGCGGGCCGGCCGGCTCCGGCGCCTCGACCCGGACCGGCTGCAGGCCGTCCTCGCGGCCCTCGCGGACCCGCCGGCGGCCGAGCTCAACAAGGCCCGCATCGCGACGGCGGCCGGTCTCCCCGTCACCACCCTCTCGCCGTACGTCGACGTGCTGGTCCGCCTCGACGTGCTGCGTCTGCTCCCCGGCTGCCGGGCGGCGGTCGCCAAGCGGGCGATCGGCCGCCCCGCGGCGGTCTTCGCGGACCCGGCGCTGGCCCGCCACCTCACCGGCGTCACCAGCGCCGGGCTGGAGGACCTCGGCGGCCGGCGCCTGCTCACCGGCCTGCTGCGCGGCGCCGTCGCGGCCGAGCTGCTGCGTCAGCGCGGGACCAGCCGGGTCGAGCACCGGGTGAGCCACCTGCGCGAGCGCAACGGCCTCGAGGTCGATCTCGTCGTCGAGCTCCCCGACGACAGCCTGTTCGGCATCGAGGTACGCACCGCCGCGAGCCTGCGACCGCACCAGTTCAGCGCGCTGCAGGCGCTCGCCCGGCGCGCCGGCGGCCGGTTCCGCGGCGGGGTGGTGCTCAACACGGCCCCGCGCGGACACCGCTACGGCGCCCGGCTGTGGAGCCTCCCGATCGCCACGATCTGGGAGTGA
- the folP gene encoding dihydropteroate synthase has product MPVRLGRQAFGDDEALMMAIVNRTPDSFFDKGATWAEDAAFERVAAVVAQGAEIVDIGGIKAAPGVEISAAEEKDRVVDFVARVRETYPDLVISVDTWRAEVGAAVCAAGADVLNDAWGGADPELVDVAAEYDAAIICTHTGGVTPRTRPYRIEYDGPGGVVAAAIADTVAYAERALEAGVARESIVIDPAHDFGKNTFHSLEITRRLGEMVATGWPVLVSLSNKDFVGETLGLDVGERLLGTLAATSVCALAGARIYRVHQVVETRQSVDMVWSIAGRRPPLRAIRGIQ; this is encoded by the coding sequence ATACCTGTGAGGCTCGGACGACAGGCGTTCGGCGACGACGAGGCGCTGATGATGGCGATCGTCAACCGGACCCCGGACTCGTTCTTCGACAAGGGCGCGACCTGGGCCGAGGACGCGGCGTTCGAGCGGGTCGCCGCGGTGGTCGCGCAGGGCGCGGAGATCGTCGACATCGGCGGCATCAAGGCCGCGCCGGGCGTCGAGATCTCGGCGGCCGAGGAGAAGGACCGGGTCGTCGACTTCGTCGCCCGTGTCCGTGAGACCTACCCGGACCTCGTCATCTCGGTCGACACCTGGCGGGCCGAGGTCGGTGCGGCCGTGTGCGCCGCGGGCGCCGACGTCCTCAACGACGCGTGGGGCGGCGCGGACCCCGAGCTGGTCGACGTCGCCGCGGAGTACGACGCCGCGATCATCTGCACCCACACCGGCGGCGTCACGCCGCGCACGCGCCCCTACCGGATCGAGTACGACGGGCCGGGCGGGGTGGTCGCCGCCGCGATCGCCGACACCGTCGCCTACGCCGAGCGCGCGTTGGAGGCGGGCGTCGCGCGGGAGTCGATCGTGATCGATCCGGCCCACGACTTCGGCAAGAACACCTTCCACTCGCTCGAGATCACACGGCGCCTGGGGGAGATGGTCGCGACCGGCTGGCCGGTGCTGGTGTCGCTGTCCAACAAGGACTTCGTGGGCGAGACCCTCGGCCTCGACGTCGGCGAGCGGCTGCTCGGCACCCTCGCCGCCACGTCCGTGTGCGCCCTCGCCGGCGCCCGGATCTACCGGGTCCACCAGGTGGTCGAGACCCGACAGAGTGTCGACATGGTGTGGTCGATCGCCGGGCGCCGGCCGCCGCTGCGCGCGATCCGGGGCATCCAGTGA
- a CDS encoding glucosyl-3-phosphoglycerate synthase, translated as MGIRAGHWDDWALEGLLGRKESTGQRVSLVVPARNEAATVGAVVARVREALMDTVSLVDEVVVIDSDSVDDTYAVAESAGARVHRCAEIRPDLGTHPGKGEAMWKSLFVTTGDLVVFMDADLHDWDTHFVPGLLGPLLHHPEVQLVKGFYDRPGADGPLEGGRVTELVARPLIALLFPELGGLVQPLAGEWAVRRTWFAGLPVPTGYAVELAALVDTVRAAGAEGIAQVDLGVRAHRHQALRDLGGMATQILAAALARAGVAVPLPDSSSAAVDGDDSGRCVATQAVLRQYLRGLEPVERVVPTLERPAAEAYL; from the coding sequence ATGGGGATCCGGGCGGGCCACTGGGACGACTGGGCCCTCGAGGGGCTGCTGGGGCGCAAGGAGAGCACCGGTCAGCGGGTCAGCCTCGTCGTGCCCGCGCGCAACGAGGCGGCCACCGTCGGTGCGGTCGTGGCGCGCGTCCGTGAGGCGCTGATGGACACGGTGTCGCTCGTCGACGAGGTCGTGGTGATCGACAGCGATTCCGTCGACGACACCTACGCCGTCGCGGAGTCCGCCGGGGCGCGGGTGCACCGTTGTGCCGAGATCCGCCCCGACCTCGGCACCCACCCCGGCAAGGGCGAGGCGATGTGGAAGTCGCTGTTCGTCACCACCGGCGACCTGGTGGTGTTCATGGACGCCGACCTGCACGACTGGGACACCCACTTCGTGCCCGGCCTGCTCGGCCCGCTGCTGCACCACCCCGAGGTCCAGCTGGTCAAGGGCTTCTACGACCGACCCGGCGCCGACGGCCCGCTCGAGGGCGGCCGGGTCACCGAGCTGGTCGCGCGGCCGCTGATCGCGCTGCTCTTCCCCGAGCTGGGCGGGCTGGTCCAGCCGCTCGCGGGGGAGTGGGCGGTGCGCCGTACCTGGTTCGCGGGGCTCCCGGTCCCCACCGGGTACGCCGTCGAGCTGGCCGCGCTCGTCGACACCGTGCGGGCCGCGGGTGCCGAGGGGATCGCCCAGGTCGACCTCGGCGTGCGAGCCCATCGACACCAGGCGCTGCGCGACCTCGGCGGCATGGCGACCCAGATCCTCGCCGCGGCGCTGGCCCGGGCCGGTGTCGCGGTTCCACTACCGGATTCGTCGTCCGCAGCGGTCGATGGCGACGATTCCGGTCGTTGCGTGGCGACCCAGGCGGTGCTGCGACAGTACCTGCGCGGGCTCGAGCCGGTGGAGCGCGTCGTGCCGACCCTCGAGCGACCGGCAGCGGAGGCATACCTGTGA
- a CDS encoding glycosyltransferase, which produces MRLVIDVLGAPADSGGMRLYAEQLLRAWQQVAPDDELVVVGAPWVAGVLAGHPSASVHVVPEGFAARAFGQWVRAGLVARRCGADALLSVSPLVSPFAGRRPQVCIAHDWRHVRHPHEFPRHQRLYRRLWAWSATHATRSIQISSKTDAETARIAPRARRVTVENGQDHPRTWPVARPEADADPFVVTYGHHPNKRPDLVVRALRVAHERLGSRPRLVVLGAAGGLREQLRRTAAAHGLEDAIDFPGYVATPVYQELIQRSRLVVLASSDEGFGLPVAEARYFGIPVLSTHDSGLSAIHGDRVVTAAATPDGLGAAMAALLAEPERRRPPAVVASWADTARGIRGVLVEAARRPAPGRVT; this is translated from the coding sequence TGGCAGCAGGTCGCCCCCGACGACGAGCTCGTCGTCGTCGGCGCCCCCTGGGTGGCCGGGGTCCTCGCCGGACATCCGTCGGCGAGCGTGCACGTCGTCCCCGAGGGCTTCGCGGCGCGGGCGTTCGGGCAATGGGTCCGCGCCGGCCTGGTCGCGCGCCGGTGCGGGGCGGACGCGCTGCTGTCGGTCAGCCCGCTGGTGAGCCCGTTCGCGGGCAGGCGGCCGCAGGTGTGCATCGCGCACGACTGGCGCCACGTGAGGCACCCGCACGAGTTCCCGCGGCACCAGCGGCTCTACCGCCGGCTCTGGGCATGGTCAGCCACCCACGCGACCCGCTCGATCCAGATCTCCTCCAAGACCGACGCCGAGACCGCCCGGATCGCGCCGCGGGCGCGCCGGGTGACGGTGGAGAACGGCCAGGATCACCCCCGGACCTGGCCGGTCGCGCGTCCGGAGGCCGACGCCGACCCCTTCGTGGTGACCTACGGGCACCACCCCAACAAGCGCCCCGACCTGGTCGTTCGCGCGCTCCGGGTGGCCCACGAGCGGCTGGGCTCCCGGCCCCGCCTGGTGGTGCTGGGTGCGGCCGGGGGACTGCGCGAGCAGCTGCGCCGGACCGCGGCGGCCCACGGCCTGGAGGACGCGATCGACTTCCCCGGCTACGTCGCGACGCCGGTCTACCAGGAGCTCATCCAGCGCTCGCGGCTCGTGGTCCTGGCGTCGTCCGACGAGGGTTTCGGGCTCCCGGTCGCCGAGGCGCGCTACTTCGGGATCCCGGTCCTGTCCACGCACGACAGCGGCCTGTCCGCGATCCACGGCGACCGCGTCGTGACCGCCGCGGCGACCCCCGACGGCCTGGGCGCTGCGATGGCCGCGCTCCTCGCCGAGCCCGAGCGCAGGCGCCCGCCCGCCGTGGTCGCGAGCTGGGCCGACACGGCCCGCGGGATCCGGGGCGTGCTGGTGGAGGCGGCGCGGCGCCCGGCGCCCGGCCGGGTCACCTGA
- a CDS encoding DUF2516 family protein: MSGGFVWALGDVEGWINVGIAFALLVIKIFAFVSSLLYSGESYVAADKLTKPTWTAILGVGVLLQVVPINLSIINLALLVAALVYLADVRPALAGLRRR; this comes from the coding sequence ATGAGCGGTGGGTTCGTGTGGGCGTTGGGCGACGTCGAGGGCTGGATCAATGTCGGCATCGCCTTTGCGCTGCTCGTCATCAAGATCTTCGCGTTCGTCAGCTCGCTGCTCTACTCCGGGGAGTCGTACGTCGCCGCCGACAAGCTCACCAAGCCGACCTGGACCGCGATCCTCGGCGTGGGCGTGCTGCTCCAGGTGGTGCCGATCAACCTCTCGATCATCAACCTGGCCCTGCTCGTCGCCGCGCTGGTCTACCTCGCCGACGTGCGCCCGGCGCTCGCCGGCCTGCGCCGCCGTTGA